The following proteins come from a genomic window of Verrucomicrobium sp.:
- the hydA gene encoding dihydropyrimidinase, producing MALLIKNGEIVTADRRYKADVWCEGETITKIGPGLTAPAGAEVIDAAGKYVFPGFIDPHTHIYLPFMGTYAKDTYATGSRAALVGGTTTIFDMCCPARSQETWDGYRTWRERSEGQSACDYTFHMGVTQFGEKTEEQLRRIVAEGLSSFKIFLAYKGAFGIDDAELYKTLSLAKELGVIVTAHCENETLVASLQQQLMAEGKTGPEYHYWSRPPRVEASGVQHLTSFAELIGTSLYIVHLSCKEALDEALAARARGVDVAVETLIQYLLLSKDDAERAGFEGAKFVMSPPLRDAANQDVLWKALKEHAIQTVATDHAPFDFAGQKPMGKDDFTKIPNGIPALEDRVNLLYTYGVAAGRIDLQTFVAAASTNAAKLFDLYPRKGAVEEGSDADLVVYDPAYRGAISARTHAMNVDYSAFEGWEIQGRPSVVTVRGEVAVRDGKFVGQPGRGRFLQRQPSHF from the coding sequence ATGGCGCTCCTCATCAAGAACGGCGAGATCGTCACCGCCGACCGCCGCTACAAGGCCGACGTCTGGTGCGAGGGGGAGACGATCACGAAGATCGGCCCCGGCCTTACCGCCCCAGCCGGGGCGGAGGTGATCGACGCGGCGGGGAAATACGTCTTCCCCGGCTTCATCGACCCGCACACCCACATCTACCTCCCCTTCATGGGGACCTACGCGAAGGACACCTACGCCACCGGCAGCCGCGCCGCCCTGGTCGGCGGGACGACGACGATCTTCGACATGTGCTGCCCGGCCCGCTCCCAGGAAACCTGGGACGGCTACCGGACCTGGCGGGAGCGGAGCGAGGGGCAGTCCGCCTGCGACTACACCTTCCACATGGGCGTCACCCAGTTCGGGGAAAAGACGGAAGAGCAGCTGCGCCGAATCGTCGCGGAGGGGCTTTCCTCCTTCAAAATCTTCCTGGCCTACAAGGGCGCCTTCGGCATCGACGACGCGGAACTCTACAAGACCCTCTCCCTGGCCAAGGAACTGGGTGTCATCGTCACCGCCCATTGCGAGAACGAGACCCTGGTCGCCTCCCTCCAGCAGCAGCTCATGGCGGAGGGAAAGACCGGCCCGGAGTATCACTATTGGAGCCGCCCGCCCCGCGTGGAGGCCAGCGGCGTGCAGCATCTGACCTCCTTCGCGGAGCTGATCGGGACTTCTCTCTATATTGTCCACCTGAGCTGCAAGGAGGCGCTGGACGAGGCCCTGGCCGCCCGCGCCCGGGGCGTCGACGTGGCGGTGGAGACCCTCATCCAGTATCTCCTCCTTTCCAAGGACGACGCGGAGCGCGCCGGATTCGAGGGGGCCAAGTTCGTCATGTCGCCGCCGCTGCGGGACGCCGCCAACCAGGACGTCCTGTGGAAGGCGCTCAAGGAGCACGCGATTCAGACCGTGGCGACCGACCACGCCCCGTTCGACTTCGCCGGGCAGAAGCCGATGGGGAAGGACGACTTCACGAAGATCCCCAACGGCATTCCCGCCCTGGAGGACCGGGTGAACCTCCTCTACACCTACGGCGTGGCGGCGGGCCGCATCGACCTCCAGACCTTCGTCGCCGCCGCCAGCACCAACGCGGCCAAGCTCTTCGACCTCTACCCGCGCAAGGGCGCGGTGGAGGAGGGGAGCGACGCCGACCTCGTCGTCTACGATCCCGCCTACCGCGGCGCGATCTCCGCGCGGACTCATGCGATGAACGTCGACTACAGCGCGTTCGAGGGGTGGGAAATCCAAGGCCGCCCCTCCGTCGTCACCGTGCGCGGGGAGGTGGCGGTGCGGGACGGAAAATTCGTCGGGCAGCCGGGCCGGGGCCGCTTCCTGCAGCGGCAGCCCAGCCATTTCTGA
- the preA gene encoding NAD-dependent dihydropyrimidine dehydrogenase subunit PreA — protein MATLATTVNGLKLPNPFIIGSGPPGTNLNVIRKAFQEGWGAVIAKTISLDASKVTNVSPRYAKLFSNNQEVIGWENIELISDRPITAWIEEFKRCKDEFPDRILIASIMEEFEEGRWIELVQKCQDAGVDAFELNFSCPHGLPERKMGAAMGQNPEILGQVCKWVMSAAKKPVWAKMTPNVTRIEDPSRAALEAGVDGLAAINTIRSVMGVNLETLRPEPSVEGYTTPGGYSSKAVRPIALRMCMEIAQLIRKDFPGKTLSGMGGIETGEDAAQFILLGSDTVQVCTGVMKFGYECVKPMQEQLLAFMEKHKFETLADFKGKSLDYFTTHADLVVRQKARKAEQKAAADAKKMISADTEWSGDSFVAQSNALARN, from the coding sequence ATGGCAACACTGGCAACTACGGTCAACGGGCTCAAGCTTCCCAACCCCTTCATCATCGGTTCCGGGCCGCCGGGAACCAATCTCAACGTCATCCGCAAGGCCTTCCAGGAAGGCTGGGGCGCGGTCATCGCCAAGACGATCAGCCTGGACGCCTCCAAGGTGACCAACGTGAGCCCCCGCTACGCGAAGCTGTTTTCCAACAACCAGGAAGTCATCGGCTGGGAGAACATCGAGCTGATCAGCGACCGCCCGATCACCGCGTGGATCGAGGAGTTCAAGCGCTGCAAGGACGAGTTCCCGGACCGCATCCTCATCGCCTCCATCATGGAGGAGTTCGAGGAAGGCCGCTGGATCGAGCTGGTGCAGAAGTGCCAGGACGCGGGCGTCGACGCCTTCGAGCTGAACTTCTCCTGTCCGCACGGTCTGCCGGAGCGGAAGATGGGCGCCGCCATGGGCCAGAACCCGGAGATCCTGGGCCAGGTCTGCAAGTGGGTGATGAGCGCCGCCAAGAAACCCGTCTGGGCCAAGATGACGCCGAACGTGACGCGCATCGAGGACCCCTCCCGCGCCGCGCTGGAAGCGGGCGTCGACGGCCTGGCCGCCATCAACACCATCCGCAGCGTCATGGGCGTGAACCTGGAGACGTTGCGGCCGGAGCCGAGCGTGGAGGGCTACACCACCCCCGGCGGCTATTCGTCCAAGGCGGTCCGCCCCATCGCCCTGCGCATGTGCATGGAGATCGCCCAGCTGATCCGCAAGGATTTTCCGGGCAAGACCCTTTCCGGCATGGGCGGCATCGAGACGGGGGAGGACGCCGCGCAGTTCATCCTCCTGGGCAGCGACACGGTGCAGGTCTGCACGGGCGTCATGAAATTCGGCTACGAGTGCGTGAAGCCGATGCAGGAGCAGCTCCTGGCCTTCATGGAGAAGCACAAGTTCGAGACGCTGGCCGACTTCAAGGGCAAGAGCCTGGACTACTTCACCACCCACGCCGACCTCGTCGTGCGGCAGAAGGCGCGCAAGGCGGAGCAGAAGGCCGCCGCCGACGCCAAGAAGATGATCTCCGCCGACACGGAGTGGAGCGGCGATTCCTTTGTCGCGCAGTCCAACGCCCTAGCCCGCAACTAA
- a CDS encoding 4-hydroxy-3-methylbut-2-enyl diphosphate reductase — protein MSTPAKKVNLRTPEVMKIVQAEVENHYRSPIVEFLRHTGSPLTAGGLTVKLAKAFGFCYGVERAIDLAYAAAKVCSGRDIYLLGEIIHNPEVNDQLSAMGIKQLHEVDGKYQVDHLTADDVVIIPAFGAEVNTINRLKEINCQLVDTTCGDVMSVWKRVRQYKKEQVTSIIHGKAWHEETKATASQAVGDGKTPSGHYLVVYNLDETDYVCRYIREGGNKEEFLEKFKGAHSPGFDPDQHLRAVGVANQTTMMRGETEEVQRRIRKAIADRYGEQSVDNHFRFFDTICGATQERQDALRDMLDQEKMDLLIVVGGYNSSNTSHLAEMGEAMLPTYFIKNSELLVSPQLIRHWDLHHGQEKSTENWLPPGNVHVGITAGASCPNNLIEEAIKRLFEFRGVNVETLLPPGFQDVLAPQPAAAAPAPAPAPAPAATA, from the coding sequence ATGTCGACGCCCGCCAAGAAGGTGAACCTCCGCACGCCGGAGGTCATGAAGATCGTCCAAGCGGAGGTGGAAAACCACTACCGCAGCCCGATCGTTGAATTTCTCCGCCACACCGGCTCCCCCCTGACCGCGGGCGGCCTCACCGTCAAATTGGCCAAGGCCTTCGGCTTTTGCTACGGCGTCGAGCGCGCCATCGACCTGGCCTACGCCGCCGCCAAGGTCTGCTCCGGCCGCGACATCTACCTCCTGGGCGAGATCATCCACAACCCCGAGGTGAACGACCAGCTCAGCGCCATGGGCATCAAGCAGCTCCATGAAGTCGACGGCAAATACCAAGTCGACCACCTGACGGCCGACGACGTCGTCATCATCCCCGCCTTCGGCGCGGAGGTGAACACCATCAACCGCCTCAAGGAAATCAACTGCCAGCTCGTCGACACCACCTGCGGCGACGTCATGAGCGTCTGGAAGCGCGTCCGCCAATATAAGAAGGAGCAGGTCACCTCCATCATCCACGGCAAGGCCTGGCACGAGGAGACGAAAGCCACGGCCAGCCAGGCCGTCGGCGACGGCAAGACCCCCAGCGGCCACTACCTCGTCGTCTACAACCTGGACGAGACGGACTACGTCTGCCGCTACATCCGCGAAGGCGGCAACAAGGAAGAGTTCCTGGAGAAGTTCAAGGGCGCCCACTCCCCCGGCTTCGACCCGGACCAGCACCTGCGCGCCGTCGGCGTCGCCAACCAGACGACCATGATGCGCGGCGAGACGGAGGAAGTGCAGCGCCGCATCCGCAAGGCCATCGCCGACCGCTACGGCGAGCAGTCCGTCGACAACCACTTCCGCTTCTTCGACACCATCTGCGGCGCCACCCAGGAACGCCAGGACGCCCTGCGCGACATGCTGGACCAGGAAAAGATGGACCTCCTCATCGTCGTCGGCGGCTACAACAGCAGCAACACCTCCCACCTGGCCGAGATGGGCGAGGCGATGCTCCCCACCTACTTCATCAAGAACTCCGAGCTGCTCGTCTCCCCCCAGCTCATCCGCCACTGGGACCTGCACCACGGCCAGGAAAAGAGCACGGAAAACTGGCTGCCCCCGGGCAACGTCCACGTCGGCATCACCGCCGGCGCCTCCTGCCCGAACAACTTGATCGAGGAAGCCATCAAGCGCCTCTTCGAGTTCCGCGGCGTCAACGTGGAGACCCTGCTGCCGCCCGGCTTCCAGGACGTCCTGGCCCCGCAGCCGGCCGCCGCCGCGCCCGCGCCCGCGCCCGCGCCGGCGCCCGCCGCCACGGCCTAA
- a CDS encoding CoA-acylating methylmalonate-semialdehyde dehydrogenase has protein sequence MSTLTCPVLVNGEWQAPDGVATSPVYNPSHGQVIAHVPLYGPEMVDAAVQAAHDAFPAWSETPAVERARILFRYKMRLEAEFDALAQSVTREHGKTLAEARGDVRRGIENVEFACGIPSLLMGESLENIARGIDCDSVRQPVGVCAGITPFNFPAMVPLWMFPVALACGNTFVLKPSEKVPLTALRLAELLLESGMPPGVFNMIHGGRECVDALITHPKVSAVSFVGSTPVAKYIYETGIRHGKRVQSAGGAKNFVLIMPDAEVDASSTALIEAAFGCAGERCMAGSTAVAIGDAGKTVLPALVEKAKALRVGPTDVDPEAKMGPVITSQHRDRVCDLVSAAAGEGAKVLSDGRGAKVDKAPNGFYVGATILDGVQPGMTTMKEEVFGPVLNVVRMDNLDAAIELANRSAYGNGAAIFTRSGKAAREFKHRIQAGMVGINIGVPAPMSFFPFSGWNDSFFGDLHLQGKESIQFFTKQKVTTTRWFGATDGDIWQK, from the coding sequence ATGTCGACGCTCACCTGTCCGGTCTTAGTCAACGGGGAGTGGCAGGCGCCGGACGGCGTCGCCACGTCCCCGGTCTACAACCCCTCCCACGGGCAGGTGATCGCCCACGTGCCGCTCTACGGCCCGGAGATGGTCGACGCGGCGGTGCAGGCCGCCCATGACGCCTTCCCCGCCTGGAGCGAGACGCCCGCCGTGGAGCGGGCCCGCATCCTCTTCCGCTACAAGATGCGGCTGGAGGCGGAGTTCGACGCCCTGGCGCAGAGCGTCACCCGGGAGCACGGGAAGACCCTGGCCGAGGCGCGCGGCGACGTGCGGCGCGGCATCGAGAACGTCGAGTTCGCCTGCGGCATCCCGTCCCTCCTCATGGGGGAGAGCCTGGAGAACATCGCCCGCGGCATCGACTGCGACTCCGTCCGCCAGCCGGTGGGAGTCTGCGCGGGGATCACGCCGTTCAACTTCCCGGCCATGGTGCCGCTGTGGATGTTCCCCGTGGCCCTGGCGTGCGGGAACACCTTTGTCCTCAAGCCGAGCGAGAAGGTCCCGCTGACCGCCCTGCGCCTGGCCGAGCTGCTGCTGGAGTCCGGCATGCCGCCGGGCGTCTTCAACATGATCCACGGCGGGCGGGAGTGCGTCGACGCCCTCATCACCCATCCGAAGGTCTCCGCGGTTTCCTTCGTCGGCTCCACGCCGGTGGCCAAGTACATCTATGAGACCGGCATCCGGCACGGAAAGCGGGTCCAGTCCGCCGGCGGGGCGAAGAACTTCGTCCTCATCATGCCGGACGCGGAGGTCGACGCCTCCTCCACCGCGCTCATCGAGGCGGCCTTCGGCTGCGCCGGGGAGCGGTGCATGGCGGGCTCCACCGCCGTGGCGATCGGCGACGCGGGGAAGACCGTCCTCCCCGCCCTGGTGGAGAAGGCCAAGGCCCTGCGCGTCGGCCCCACCGACGTCGATCCGGAGGCCAAGATGGGCCCCGTCATCACCTCCCAGCACCGCGACCGCGTGTGCGACCTGGTTTCCGCCGCCGCGGGGGAGGGGGCCAAGGTCCTGAGCGACGGGCGCGGGGCGAAGGTCGATAAGGCCCCGAACGGCTTCTACGTCGGCGCGACGATCCTGGACGGCGTGCAGCCCGGCATGACGACGATGAAGGAGGAGGTCTTCGGCCCCGTCCTCAACGTCGTCCGCATGGACAACCTGGACGCCGCCATCGAGCTGGCCAACCGCTCCGCCTACGGGAACGGCGCGGCCATCTTCACCCGCTCCGGCAAGGCCGCCCGGGAGTTCAAGCACCGCATCCAGGCCGGGATGGTCGGCATCAACATCGGCGTGCCCGCGCCGATGAGCTTCTTCCCCTTCAGCGGCTGGAACGACTCCTTCTTCGGCGACCTCCACCTGCAGGGGAAGGAATCGATCCAGTTCTTCACCAAGCAGAAGGTCACCACCACCCGCTGGTTCGGCGCGACCGACGGCGACATCTGGCAGAAGTAG
- a CDS encoding hydantoinase/carbamoylase family amidase, which yields MTLDPKRTVAELKELRALTADENGAQRVAFTPTWTKAREWFREKLKGLPVETATDAAGNVWVTLRGASEKALVLGSHLDSVPHGGWLDGCLGVVAGLEVLRRIAAQYNGKPPVTVRLVDWTDEEGARFGKSLFGSSACAGTLDLDEARSLKDKDGIPLPEAVKAHGIDLATAKDAGKELKNAAAYLELHIEQGPVLLDAGLPLATVLGTYGVERHAITFKGQAAHSGSTPMNRRKDAFLAAAKMSPEIYAITDRHGGVCTIGSCTTKPGIVTSVVEECRITLDQRHLDAAALAAMLREAREASERFAREGGVTVEWSRIWHIAPRPFHEQLLAFCDEAVTQTAGTLYRIPSGPLHDASEVAGAGVPTVMLFVQSLHGISHNKIEDTREEHLEQAVAALDRLAEKALRWIAG from the coding sequence ATGACCCTCGACCCGAAACGGACCGTCGCCGAACTGAAGGAACTCCGCGCCCTCACCGCCGATGAAAACGGCGCCCAGCGCGTCGCCTTCACCCCTACCTGGACGAAAGCCCGGGAATGGTTCCGGGAAAAGCTAAAGGGCCTGCCCGTGGAAACCGCGACCGACGCCGCCGGGAACGTCTGGGTCACCCTGCGGGGCGCGTCGGAAAAAGCCCTGGTTCTGGGCAGCCACCTGGACTCCGTGCCCCACGGCGGCTGGCTTGACGGCTGCCTGGGCGTCGTGGCCGGGCTGGAAGTCCTGCGCCGGATCGCCGCCCAATATAATGGGAAGCCCCCCGTCACCGTCCGCCTCGTCGACTGGACGGACGAGGAAGGCGCCCGCTTCGGCAAGAGCCTCTTCGGCTCCTCCGCCTGCGCGGGTACGCTCGACCTGGACGAGGCCCGGAGCCTTAAGGACAAGGACGGCATCCCCCTCCCCGAAGCCGTCAAAGCCCACGGCATCGACCTGGCCACCGCCAAGGACGCGGGCAAGGAACTCAAAAACGCCGCCGCCTACCTGGAATTGCACATCGAGCAGGGCCCCGTCCTCCTGGACGCCGGGCTGCCCCTGGCCACCGTCCTGGGCACCTACGGCGTGGAACGCCACGCCATCACCTTCAAAGGCCAGGCCGCCCACTCCGGCAGCACGCCGATGAACCGCCGCAAAGACGCCTTCCTGGCCGCCGCAAAGATGTCCCCGGAAATCTACGCCATCACCGATCGCCACGGCGGCGTCTGCACCATCGGCTCCTGCACGACCAAGCCCGGCATCGTCACCAGCGTCGTGGAGGAATGCCGCATCACCCTGGACCAGCGGCATCTGGACGCCGCCGCGCTCGCCGCCATGCTGCGGGAGGCCCGGGAAGCCAGCGAGCGCTTCGCCCGGGAAGGCGGTGTTACCGTCGAATGGAGCCGCATCTGGCACATCGCCCCGCGCCCCTTCCACGAGCAGCTCCTGGCCTTCTGCGACGAGGCGGTGACCCAGACCGCCGGGACCCTTTACCGCATCCCCTCCGGCCCCCTGCACGACGCCTCGGAAGTCGCCGGGGCGGGCGTCCCCACCGTCATGCTCTTCGTCCAGAGCCTCCACGGCATCAGCCACAACAAGATCGAGGACACCCGGGAAGAGCACCTGGAACAGGCCGTCGCCGCCTTGGACCGCCTGGCGGAGAAGGCCTTGCGGTGGATTGCGGGTTGA